The Streptomyces nitrosporeus genome includes a window with the following:
- a CDS encoding APC family permease, producing the protein MSKLTDVPKRILIGRALRSDKLGETLLPKRIALPVFASDPLSSVAYAPGEVLLVLSIAGVSAYHFSPWIAVAVVVLMFTVVASYRQNVRAYPSGGGDYEVANTNLGPKAGLTVASALLVDYVLTVAVSISSGVENLGSAIPFVVEHKTLCAVGAIVLLTLMNLRGVKESGKLFAIPTYLFVAGVFAMLVWGVFRSVVLGDTMHAPTSDYEIKPEHQGLAGFALVFLLLRAFSSGCAALTGVEAISNGVPAFRKPKSKNAATTLAAMGLLAVTMFCGIIGLAMVTDVKMAENPAKDLIHNGSPVGEGFVQDPVISQVAAAVFGDGTFFFVLLAAATALVLFLAANTAYNGFPLLGSILAQDRYLPRQLHTRGDRLAFSNGIVLLAGAAILLVWIYGADSTRLIQLYIVGVFVSFTLSQTGMVRHWNRHLRTEQDPARRRHMIRSRAINTFGAFFTGLVLVVVLATKFTHGAWVALLGMVIFFGTMTAIRRHYDRVAEEIAAPDEPSGDDTIRPSRVHSIVLVSKLHRPTLRALAYAKLVRSDQLEALSISVDAAETKALREDWERRGIDIPLKILDSPYREVTRPVIDYVKALRKDRPRDVISVYIPEYVVGHWYEHLLHNQSALRLKGRLLFTPGVMVTSVPYQLESSEAAKLRARRRAEWTAPGSVRRGPVERRHKEPHHHKS; encoded by the coding sequence GTGTCCAAACTGACCGACGTGCCCAAACGGATCCTGATCGGCCGGGCGCTGCGCAGCGACAAGCTGGGGGAGACGCTCCTCCCGAAGCGCATCGCGCTCCCCGTCTTCGCGTCCGACCCGCTGTCCTCCGTGGCCTACGCACCGGGAGAAGTCCTCCTCGTGCTGTCCATCGCGGGCGTGTCGGCGTACCACTTCAGCCCGTGGATCGCCGTGGCCGTCGTGGTGCTCATGTTCACGGTCGTCGCCTCCTACCGGCAGAACGTCCGCGCCTACCCGAGCGGCGGCGGCGACTACGAGGTCGCGAACACCAACCTCGGCCCCAAGGCCGGTCTGACGGTCGCCAGCGCCCTCCTCGTCGACTACGTCCTCACGGTCGCCGTGTCGATCTCCTCCGGCGTGGAGAACCTCGGCTCCGCCATCCCCTTCGTCGTGGAGCACAAGACGCTCTGCGCCGTCGGCGCGATCGTCCTGCTGACCCTGATGAACCTGCGCGGCGTCAAGGAGTCCGGGAAGCTCTTCGCCATCCCCACGTACCTCTTCGTGGCCGGCGTCTTCGCCATGCTGGTCTGGGGCGTCTTCCGCTCCGTGGTCCTCGGCGACACCATGCACGCGCCGACCTCGGACTACGAGATCAAGCCCGAACACCAGGGGCTGGCCGGCTTCGCCCTCGTCTTCCTGCTGCTGCGCGCCTTCTCCTCCGGCTGCGCGGCGCTCACCGGTGTCGAGGCGATCAGCAACGGCGTCCCCGCCTTCCGCAAGCCGAAGAGCAAGAACGCGGCGACCACCCTGGCCGCGATGGGCCTGCTGGCCGTCACCATGTTCTGCGGCATCATCGGCCTCGCCATGGTCACCGACGTGAAGATGGCGGAGAACCCGGCGAAGGACCTCATCCACAACGGGTCCCCGGTCGGCGAGGGCTTCGTACAGGACCCGGTGATCTCCCAGGTCGCCGCGGCGGTCTTCGGCGACGGCACGTTCTTCTTCGTCCTGCTGGCCGCGGCCACCGCCCTGGTGCTCTTCCTCGCGGCCAACACCGCGTACAACGGCTTCCCGCTGCTCGGCTCCATCCTCGCCCAGGACCGCTACCTGCCGCGGCAGCTGCACACCCGCGGCGACCGGCTCGCCTTCTCCAACGGCATCGTGCTGCTCGCCGGCGCCGCGATCCTGCTCGTCTGGATCTACGGTGCGGACTCCACCCGCCTCATCCAGCTGTACATCGTCGGCGTCTTCGTCTCCTTCACCCTCAGCCAGACCGGTATGGTCCGGCACTGGAACCGCCACCTGCGCACCGAGCAGGACCCGGCGCGGCGCCGCCACATGATCCGCTCCCGGGCGATCAACACCTTCGGCGCCTTCTTCACCGGCCTCGTCCTCGTCGTCGTCCTGGCCACCAAGTTCACCCACGGCGCCTGGGTCGCCCTCCTCGGCATGGTGATCTTCTTCGGCACCATGACCGCCATCCGCCGCCACTACGACCGGGTCGCCGAGGAGATCGCCGCCCCCGACGAGCCGTCCGGCGACGACACCATCCGGCCCTCGCGCGTGCACTCCATCGTCCTGGTCTCCAAGCTGCACCGGCCGACGCTGCGCGCCCTGGCCTACGCCAAGCTGGTCCGCTCCGACCAGCTGGAGGCGCTCTCCATCAGCGTCGACGCGGCCGAGACCAAGGCACTGAGGGAGGACTGGGAGCGGCGCGGCATCGACATCCCGCTGAAGATCCTCGACTCGCCCTACCGCGAGGTGACCCGCCCGGTCATCGACTACGTCAAGGCACTCCGCAAGGACCGGCCCCGCGACGTCATCAGCGTCTACATCCCCGAGTACGTCGTCGGCCACTGGTACGAGCACCTGCTGCACAACCAGAGCGCCCTGCGGCTGAAGGGCCGGCTGCTGTTCACCCCGGGCGTGATGGTCACCTCGGTGCCGTACCAGCTGGAGTCCTCCGAGGCGGCGAAACTGCGCGCCCGCAGGCGCGCGGAGTGGACGGCCCCGGGCTCGGTCCGCCGCGGACCGGTGGAACGGCGGCACAAGGAGCCGCACCACCACAAGAGCTGA
- a CDS encoding potassium channel family protein encodes MHIVIMGCGRVGAALAQTLEQQGHTVAVIDQDPTAFRRLGSGFGGRRVSGVGFDQDTLREAGIEEAGAFAAVSSGDNSNIIAARVAREMFGIENVAARIYDPRRAEVYQRLGIPTVATVRWTADQMLRRLLPSGAEPLWRDPSGGVQLAEVHTTPSWIGHKISTLQEETGVRVAFLTRLGEAILPTSQTVLQEGDLVHVMMRTDEIAKVEEAFAEGPEEGGH; translated from the coding sequence GTGCACATCGTCATCATGGGTTGCGGGCGCGTCGGAGCCGCTCTCGCACAGACCCTGGAGCAGCAGGGGCACACGGTCGCCGTGATCGACCAGGACCCCACGGCCTTCCGGCGCCTCGGCTCCGGGTTCGGCGGCCGACGGGTGAGCGGGGTCGGTTTCGACCAGGACACCCTGCGTGAGGCGGGGATCGAGGAGGCCGGGGCGTTCGCCGCGGTCAGCAGCGGCGACAACTCCAACATCATCGCGGCCCGGGTGGCCCGCGAGATGTTCGGTATCGAGAACGTCGCGGCGCGCATCTACGACCCTCGGCGCGCCGAGGTCTACCAGCGTCTGGGCATCCCCACCGTGGCGACGGTCCGCTGGACCGCCGACCAGATGCTGCGGCGGCTCCTGCCGTCGGGCGCCGAGCCGCTGTGGCGGGATCCGAGCGGTGGTGTGCAGCTCGCCGAGGTCCACACCACCCCCTCGTGGATCGGCCACAAGATCAGCACCCTGCAGGAGGAGACCGGCGTCCGTGTCGCCTTCCTCACCCGTCTGGGCGAGGCCATACTGCCGACGTCGCAGACGGTGCTGCAGGAGGGCGACCTGGTCCACGTGATGATGCGTACGGACGAGATCGCGAAGGTCGAGGAAGCCTTCGCCGAGGGTCCTGAGGAGGGCGGTCACTGA